A single region of the Nocardioides ochotonae genome encodes:
- a CDS encoding 4Fe-4S dicluster domain-containing protein translates to MTSLFNEFDLWGPLDPAADAGYGKDKPKRKGFFTDTSICIGCKACEVACKEWNDVPADHFDMTATSYDNSHSLNSNQWRHVAFIEQPRRPAVDLGMPTTRPDDDLLGGLLAEGETGDGAPSDGVPDFRWLMSSDVCKHCTHAACLDVCPTGSLFRSEFGTVVVQDDICNGCGYCVPACPYGVIERRRGPEGSKNVGIAQKCTLCYDRLGAGQQPACSQACPTQSIQFGDVEELRERAERRVARLHEAGVMDARLYGNDPHDGVGGTGAFFLLLDEPEVYGFPPDPVVTTRDLPQMFRRASAAAVTLLAGAAVAFVGRRG, encoded by the coding sequence ATGACGAGCCTGTTCAACGAGTTCGACCTGTGGGGCCCGCTCGACCCCGCGGCCGACGCCGGCTACGGCAAGGACAAGCCCAAGCGCAAGGGGTTCTTCACCGACACCAGCATCTGCATCGGCTGCAAGGCCTGCGAGGTGGCCTGCAAGGAGTGGAACGACGTCCCCGCGGACCACTTCGACATGACCGCGACCTCCTATGACAACTCCCACTCCCTGAACTCCAACCAGTGGCGCCATGTCGCGTTCATCGAGCAGCCGCGTCGGCCGGCGGTCGACCTCGGGATGCCGACCACGCGCCCCGACGACGACCTGTTGGGCGGGCTGCTGGCCGAGGGGGAGACGGGCGACGGGGCGCCGTCCGACGGCGTACCGGACTTCCGCTGGCTGATGTCCTCCGACGTGTGCAAGCACTGCACCCACGCGGCCTGCCTCGACGTGTGCCCCACCGGCTCGCTGTTCCGCTCGGAGTTCGGCACCGTCGTGGTGCAGGACGACATCTGCAACGGCTGCGGCTACTGCGTGCCCGCCTGCCCGTACGGCGTGATCGAGCGGCGCCGCGGACCGGAGGGCTCCAAGAACGTCGGGATCGCCCAGAAGTGCACGCTGTGCTACGACCGGCTCGGCGCCGGTCAGCAGCCGGCCTGCTCCCAGGCGTGCCCCACGCAGTCGATCCAGTTCGGCGACGTCGAGGAGCTGCGCGAGCGCGCCGAGCGCCGGGTCGCGCGCCTGCACGAGGCCGGGGTCATGGACGCGCGCCTCTACGGCAACGACCCGCACGACGGCGTGGGCGGCACCGGCGCGTTCTTCCTGCTGCTCGACGAGCCCGAGGTCTACGGCTTCCCACCGGACCCGGTGGTCACCACCCGCGACCTGCCGCAGATGTTCCGCCGCGCCAGCGCCGCAGCCGTCACGCTGCTGGCCGGCGCCGCGGTCGCGTTCGTGGGGAGGCGGGGATGA
- the fdh gene encoding formate dehydrogenase gives MAKSFLSWPVVRQVVGNDRLGRGVAARSAATEEIEARTETADRVARSVCPYCAVGCGQKVFVKDEQVVQIEGDPDSPVSRGRLCPKGSASKNLVTSPLRQTAVKYRAPYATEWTELDLDTAMDMIADRVVKARNDTWQDLDEQGHTVRRTLGIASLGGATLDNEENYLIKKLFTAMGAIQIENQARIUHSATVPGLGTSFGRGGATGFLQDLANADCIVIQGSNMAEAHPVGFQWVMEAKARGAKVFHVDPRFTRTSALADKHVPIRVGSDIAFLGGIINHVLSNDLDFREYVVAYTNAATIVSDKYLDTEDLDGLFSGFDPERRTYDPESWQYESEDSEGDLDEAQSDSSADQEHQRETAAGMQHEAHGMQVGAHPRRDETLQHPRCVFQVLKRHYARYTPEMVARTCGVSEEDFLEVAQAWVENSRRDRTTALVYSVGWTQHSVGVQYIRTGAILQLLLGNMGRPGGGIMALRGHASIQGSTDIPTLFNLLPGYLPMPSASVHDTLTDWIDAVRSPGAKGFWGNAQAYGINLLKAYWGEKATPENDFCFDYMPRLTGDHGTYRTVMDMIDGKVKGYFLLGQNPAVGSAHGRAQRLGMANLDWVVVRDLFEIESATFWKDSPEVETGEIVPEQCRTEVFLMPAASHVEKEGTFTQTQRMLQWREKAVEAPGDCRSELWFFYHLGRMLRERYADSTLDRDKPLLDLAWDYPVHGERDEPDAEAVLREINGYEVATGRPLASFNEMKDDGSTLGGCWIYTGVFKDGVNQAARRKPGSEQSEVAPEWGWAWPANRRMLYNRASADPEGRPWSERKAYVWWDPEAGEAGQWVGRDVPDFELTKSPDYVPPEGSDGVEGIAGNDPFIMQGDGKGALYVPQGLVDGPMPTHYEPVESPFRNPMYGQQANPVRKEYDRPDNPMNPTPPQLHGETYPFVFTTSRLTEHHTAGGMSRYVARLAELQPEMFIEVSPSLAALRGLENGGWATIITARSAIEARVLVTERLVPLRVDGREVHQVWLPYHWGQGGIVTGDSANDLFGISLDPNVLIQESKVGTCDVIAGRRPTGPALRRLVMEHQRRAGVDLDPTNPIVTTGPASEVDRHRDRVERWGPDGANDSTGDDSSDGKTP, from the coding sequence ATGGCGAAGTCGTTCCTCTCCTGGCCCGTCGTGCGCCAGGTGGTCGGCAACGACCGCCTCGGCCGCGGGGTCGCCGCGCGCTCCGCGGCGACCGAGGAGATCGAGGCCCGCACCGAGACCGCCGACCGGGTCGCCCGCAGCGTGTGCCCCTACTGCGCGGTCGGCTGCGGGCAGAAGGTCTTCGTCAAGGACGAGCAGGTCGTGCAGATCGAGGGCGACCCCGACAGCCCGGTCTCGCGCGGGAGGCTGTGCCCCAAGGGCTCGGCCAGCAAGAATCTCGTGACCAGCCCGCTGCGCCAGACCGCGGTGAAGTACCGCGCGCCGTACGCCACCGAGTGGACCGAGCTCGACCTCGACACGGCGATGGACATGATCGCCGACCGCGTGGTCAAGGCACGCAACGACACCTGGCAGGACCTCGACGAGCAGGGCCACACGGTGCGGCGCACCCTCGGCATCGCCAGCCTCGGAGGAGCGACCCTCGACAACGAGGAGAACTACCTCATCAAGAAACTCTTCACGGCGATGGGCGCGATCCAGATCGAGAACCAGGCGCGCATTTGACACTCCGCCACGGTCCCCGGTCTGGGGACCTCGTTCGGGCGGGGCGGCGCCACCGGGTTCCTTCAGGACCTGGCCAACGCTGACTGCATCGTCATCCAGGGCTCCAACATGGCCGAGGCCCACCCGGTGGGCTTCCAGTGGGTCATGGAGGCCAAGGCCCGGGGTGCGAAGGTCTTCCACGTCGACCCCCGCTTCACCCGCACCAGTGCGCTGGCGGACAAGCACGTCCCGATCCGGGTCGGCTCCGACATCGCGTTCCTGGGCGGCATCATCAACCACGTCCTCAGCAACGACCTGGACTTCCGCGAGTACGTCGTGGCCTACACCAACGCCGCCACGATCGTCAGCGACAAGTACCTCGACACCGAGGACCTCGACGGGCTGTTCTCGGGCTTCGACCCCGAGCGCCGCACCTACGACCCCGAGTCGTGGCAGTACGAGTCCGAGGACTCCGAGGGCGACCTCGACGAGGCCCAGTCCGACAGCTCGGCGGACCAGGAGCACCAGCGGGAGACCGCGGCGGGCATGCAGCACGAGGCCCACGGCATGCAGGTCGGTGCCCACCCGCGGCGCGACGAGACGCTGCAGCACCCCCGCTGCGTCTTCCAGGTCCTCAAGCGGCACTACGCCCGCTACACCCCCGAGATGGTCGCGCGCACCTGCGGCGTCAGCGAGGAGGACTTCCTCGAGGTCGCCCAGGCCTGGGTCGAGAACTCCCGGCGCGACCGCACCACGGCGCTGGTCTACAGCGTCGGGTGGACCCAGCACAGCGTGGGCGTGCAGTACATCCGCACCGGCGCGATCCTGCAGCTGCTGCTGGGCAACATGGGTCGCCCCGGTGGCGGCATCATGGCGCTGCGCGGTCACGCCAGCATCCAGGGCTCCACCGACATCCCGACCCTGTTCAACCTGCTCCCCGGCTACCTGCCGATGCCGAGCGCCAGCGTGCACGACACGTTGACGGACTGGATCGACGCGGTGCGCTCGCCCGGCGCCAAGGGCTTCTGGGGCAACGCGCAGGCCTACGGCATCAACCTGCTCAAGGCCTACTGGGGCGAGAAGGCCACCCCCGAGAACGACTTCTGTTTCGACTACATGCCGCGGCTCACCGGCGACCACGGCACCTACCGCACGGTCATGGACATGATCGACGGCAAGGTCAAGGGCTACTTCCTGCTCGGCCAGAACCCCGCGGTGGGCTCCGCCCACGGGCGCGCCCAACGCCTCGGCATGGCCAACCTGGACTGGGTGGTCGTGCGTGACCTCTTCGAGATCGAGAGCGCGACGTTCTGGAAGGACTCCCCGGAGGTCGAGACCGGCGAGATCGTGCCCGAGCAGTGCCGCACCGAGGTGTTCTTGATGCCCGCCGCCTCCCACGTGGAGAAGGAGGGCACCTTCACCCAGACCCAGCGGATGCTGCAGTGGCGCGAGAAGGCCGTCGAGGCGCCGGGCGACTGCCGCTCGGAGCTGTGGTTCTTCTACCACCTCGGCCGGATGCTGCGCGAGCGCTACGCCGACTCCACCCTCGACCGCGACAAGCCGCTGCTCGACCTCGCCTGGGACTACCCCGTCCACGGCGAGCGCGACGAGCCGGACGCCGAGGCGGTGCTGCGCGAGATCAACGGCTACGAGGTCGCGACCGGTCGTCCGCTGGCGTCGTTCAACGAGATGAAGGACGACGGCTCGACGCTCGGCGGCTGCTGGATCTACACCGGCGTGTTCAAGGACGGCGTCAACCAGGCCGCGCGCCGCAAGCCCGGCTCGGAGCAGAGCGAGGTGGCCCCGGAGTGGGGCTGGGCGTGGCCGGCGAACCGGCGCATGCTCTACAACCGCGCCTCCGCGGACCCCGAGGGCCGGCCCTGGAGCGAGCGGAAGGCCTACGTCTGGTGGGACCCCGAGGCGGGGGAGGCCGGTCAGTGGGTGGGCCGTGACGTGCCCGACTTCGAGCTGACCAAGTCGCCGGACTACGTCCCGCCGGAGGGCTCCGACGGGGTCGAGGGGATCGCCGGCAACGACCCGTTCATCATGCAGGGCGACGGGAAGGGTGCGCTCTACGTCCCGCAGGGGCTCGTGGACGGACCGATGCCGACCCACTACGAGCCGGTCGAGTCGCCGTTCCGCAACCCGATGTACGGCCAGCAGGCCAACCCGGTGCGCAAGGAGTACGACCGCCCCGACAACCCGATGAATCCCACGCCTCCGCAGCTGCACGGGGAGACCTATCCCTTCGTCTTCACCACCAGCCGGCTCACCGAGCACCACACGGCCGGCGGCATGAGCCGCTACGTCGCCCGGCTGGCCGAGCTGCAGCCGGAGATGTTCATCGAGGTCTCCCCGTCCCTGGCCGCTTTGCGCGGCCTCGAGAACGGCGGGTGGGCCACGATCATCACCGCGCGCTCGGCGATCGAGGCGCGGGTGCTCGTCACCGAGCGGCTGGTGCCGCTGCGTGTCGACGGCCGCGAGGTGCACCAGGTCTGGCTGCCCTACCACTGGGGCCAGGGCGGCATCGTCACCGGCGACTCCGCCAATGACCTGTTCGGGATCAGCCTGGACCCCAACGTGCTCATCCAGGAGTCCAAGGTGGGCACCTGTGACGTGATCGCCGGGAGGCGACCGACGGGTCCGGCCCTGCGCCGGCTGGTGATGGAGCACCAGCGGCGCGCCGGCGTGGACCTCGACCCGACCAACCCGATCGTGACCACGGGCCCGGCCTCCGAGGTGGACCGGCACCGCGACCGGGTGGAGCGGTGGGGCCCGGACGGGGCGAACGACTCAACCGGTGACGACAGCAGCGACGGGAAGACGCCATGA